From the Arvicola amphibius chromosome 2, mArvAmp1.2, whole genome shotgun sequence genome, one window contains:
- the LOC119807802 gene encoding cytochrome P450 1B1 — protein sequence MATSLRADNPQQLSPLSTQQTTLLLLLSVLAAVHLGQWLLQQWRRKPWSSPPGPFPWPLIGNAASVGRASHLYFARLARRYGDVFQIRLGSCPVVVLNGQNAIHEALVQQSSIFADRPPFASFSVVSGGRSLAFGPYCERWKAQRRSAYGTMRAFSTRHPRSRRLLEGHALCEARELVAVLVRRCSGGAVLDPTQPIIVAVANVMSAVCFGCRYNHDDAEFLELLSHNEEFGRTVGAGSLVDVMPWLQLFPNPVRTTFREFEQLNRNFTNFVLDKFFKHRESLVPGAAPRDMMDAFILSAEKKEAGGPGDGPFGLDLENVPATITDIFGASQDTLSTALLWLLILFTRYPDVQARVQAELDQVVGRDRLPCMDDQPNLPYVMAFLYESMRFTSFVPVTIPHATTANTFVSGYYIPKNTVVFVNQWSVNHDPAKWLNPEDFDPARFLDEDGFINKELANSVMIFSVGKRRCIGEELSKMLLFLFISILAHQCDFKANQNEPSNMSFNYGLTIKPKSFKIHVSLRESMELLDSAVQKLQTEEARQ from the exons ATGGCCACCAGCCTTAGAGCAGACAACCCGCAGCAGCTGAGCCCGCTGTCTACCCAGCAGACCACACTTCTGCTACTCCTCTCTGTCCTGGCCGCCGTGCACTTGGGACAGTGGCTGTTGCAACAGTGGCGACGGAAACCGTGGTCCTCGCCCCCGGGTCCTTTCCCATGGCCACTGATCGGAAACGCGGCGTCTGTGGGCCGTGCGTCGCACCTGTACTTCGCTCGCCTTGCGAGGCGCTATGGTGACGTTTTCCAGATCCGTCTGGGCAGCTGTCCCGTGGTGGTGCTGAATGGCCAGAATGCCATCCACGAAGCTCTGGTGCAGCAGAGCAGCATCTTCGCCGACCGGCCGCCCTTTGCCTCTTTCAGCGTGGTGTCTGGCGGCCGCAGCCTGGCGTTCGGCCCCTACTGCGAGCGCTGGAAGGCGCAGCGACGCTCGGCCTATGGCACGATGCGCGCCTTCTCCACGCGCCACCCGCGCAGCCGCCGCCTCCTTGAGGGCCACGCGCTGTGCGAGGCGCGAGAGTTGGTCGCAGTGCTGGTGCGACGCTGCTCAGGCGGTGCCGTCCTGGATCCAACACAACCGATCATCGTGGCCGTGGCCAATGTCATGAGCGCCGTGTGCTTCGGCTGCCGCTACAACCACGACGATGCCGAGTTCCTGGAGCTGCTCAGCCATAACGAAGAGTTCGGGCGCACGGTGGGCGCGGGCAGCCTGGTGGACGTGATGCCCTGGCTGCAGCTCTTCCCTAACCCGGTGCGCACCACCTTCCGCGAGTTCGAACAGCTCAATCGCAACTTCACCAACTTTGTCCTGGATAAGTTCTTCAAGCACCGCGAAAGCCTGGTACCCGGAGCTGCTCCCCGTGACATGATGGACGCCTTCATCCTCTCCGCAGAAAAGAAGGAGGCCGGGGGACCTGGCGACGGTCCCTTTGGGCTGGACTTGGAGAACGTGCCTGCCACTATTACAGACATCTTCGGAGCCAGCCAGGACACCCTCTCCACCGCTCTGCTCTGGTTGCTCATCCTTTTCACCAG ataccCTGATGTGCAGGCCCGGGTGCAGGCTGAGCTGGACCAGGTTGTCGGTAGGGATCGTCTGCCCTGCATGGATGACCAGCCCAACCTGCCTTACGTCATGGCTTTTCTTTATGAATCGATGCGATTCACCAGCTTTGTGCCTGTCACCATTCCTCACGCCACCACTGCCAACACCTTTGTCTCAGGCTACTACATCCCCAAGAACACGGTGGTTTTTGTTAACCAGTGGTCTGTGAATCATGACCCAGCGAAGTGGCTCAACCCAGAGGACTTTGATCCAGCTCGATTCCTGGACGAGGACGGCTTCATCAACAAGGAACTAGCCAACAGTGTGATGATTTTTTCCGTGGGCAAACGGCGGTGCATCGGCGAAGAGCTCTCTAAGATGctgctgtttctctttatctccaTCCTTGCTCATCAGTGCGACTTCAAGGCTAACCAAAACGAGCCCTCAAACATGAGTTTCAATTACGGCCTGACCATAAAGCCCAAGTCATTTAAAATCCACGTGTCTCTCAGAGAGTCCATGGAGCTCCTTGATAGCGCTGTTCAAAAGCTGCAAACTGAGGAGGCTCGCCAGTGA